The following proteins come from a genomic window of Sphingosinicella flava:
- a CDS encoding pirin family protein, translating into MTDDLILQTLLPTTHDLGGFKVHRTLPHKERTMVGPFIFFDQMGPAHLPPGEGIDVRPHPHINLATVTYLFAGAIDHRDSLGTFRTIEPGAVNLMTAGKGIVHSERSPASMRPGGPELSGIQTWLALPQAKEEMDPAFEHVSKDALPVAEGSGARARIVMGTLWGCASPVTCHSETIYADIALSAGGSIPVDPSAEERALYVAEGDASLDGLQLDPGTLYVLRPGTRATLRSERGGHVMLCGGATMDGPRHVWWNFVSSSRDRIRHAREEWKAERFPVVPGDNVDRIPLPEVPKTVSYP; encoded by the coding sequence ATGACCGACGACCTCATTCTCCAGACCTTGCTGCCCACCACCCACGATCTCGGCGGGTTCAAGGTGCATCGCACCTTGCCGCACAAGGAGCGGACGATGGTGGGGCCGTTCATCTTTTTCGACCAGATGGGACCGGCGCACCTGCCGCCGGGCGAGGGGATCGATGTCAGGCCCCACCCGCACATCAACCTCGCGACCGTCACCTATCTGTTCGCGGGCGCCATCGATCACCGGGATTCGCTGGGCACTTTCCGGACCATCGAGCCGGGCGCGGTCAATCTGATGACGGCGGGAAAAGGCATCGTCCATTCGGAACGCTCGCCGGCCAGCATGCGTCCGGGCGGGCCGGAACTGTCCGGCATCCAGACCTGGCTCGCTTTGCCGCAGGCCAAGGAAGAAATGGACCCGGCCTTCGAGCATGTCAGCAAGGACGCCCTGCCGGTCGCGGAAGGAAGCGGTGCCCGCGCCCGGATCGTGATGGGGACGCTTTGGGGCTGCGCCTCGCCGGTCACCTGCCACAGCGAAACCATCTACGCCGACATCGCCCTTTCCGCGGGCGGAAGCATTCCGGTCGATCCGTCCGCCGAGGAGCGTGCGCTCTATGTCGCGGAAGGGGATGCCAGCCTCGACGGACTGCAGCTCGATCCGGGGACGCTCTACGTCCTGCGCCCCGGAACGCGCGCGACCTTGCGCTCGGAACGCGGCGGCCACGTCATGCTGTGCGGCGGCGCGACGATGGACGGGCCACGCCATGTGTGGTGGAATTTCGTCTCTTCCAGCCGCGACCGCATCCGCCATGCGCGGGAGGAGTGGAAGGCGGAGCGCTTTCCGGTCGTGCCGGGGGACAATGTGGACCGCATCCCGCTTCCCGAAGTGCCGAAGACGGTCAGCTATCCCTAG
- a CDS encoding BolA family protein: protein MSEPCTGPVAAEITKRLTESLDPSHLVVRDDSEMHRGHAGHDPRGESHFTVEMVSARFQGLSRVQRQRLVNEALAELLKERVHALAIRAKAPGE from the coding sequence ATGTCCGAACCTTGCACCGGCCCCGTCGCCGCCGAAATCACGAAGCGGCTGACCGAAAGCCTCGATCCGTCGCACCTCGTCGTCCGCGACGACAGCGAGATGCACCGCGGCCATGCCGGCCACGATCCGCGCGGCGAAAGCCATTTCACGGTGGAAATGGTGTCGGCGCGGTTCCAGGGGTTGAGCCGCGTGCAGCGGCAGCGGCTGGTCAACGAGGCGCTGGCCGAATTGCTGAAGGAACGCGTCCATGCCCTCGCAATCAGGGCCAAGGCGCCGGGGGAGTAG
- a CDS encoding J domain-containing protein, producing MDNRGQPCSAPGCAEPGEFRAPADRRASFDGPGDWRWLCLDHVRAFNSGYNYFEGMSPEEIEAAQTPYGGWDRETRAFATAGTTPPPKWADFSDPLDAIGARFKRRAHERKDGKELSEKDRKSLRILGLDVDADRKALRQRYTALVHKFHPDRNGGDRSHERALQAVIEAYQQLKGRPAFA from the coding sequence ATGGACAATCGCGGCCAGCCCTGCTCCGCCCCCGGCTGCGCTGAGCCCGGCGAATTCCGCGCGCCTGCGGATCGCCGCGCCAGTTTCGACGGGCCGGGCGACTGGCGCTGGCTCTGCCTCGACCACGTCCGCGCCTTCAACAGCGGCTATAATTATTTCGAAGGCATGAGCCCGGAGGAGATCGAAGCGGCGCAAACGCCCTATGGCGGCTGGGACCGGGAAACCCGCGCCTTCGCAACCGCGGGCACCACGCCCCCGCCCAAATGGGCCGACTTCTCCGATCCATTGGACGCCATCGGCGCCCGCTTCAAGCGCCGCGCGCATGAGCGGAAAGACGGCAAGGAGCTGAGTGAGAAGGACCGCAAGTCCCTTCGCATCCTCGGCCTCGACGTCGACGCCGACCGCAAGGCGCTCCGCCAGCGCTACACCGCGCTCGTCCACAAATTCCATCCCGACAGGAATGGCGGCGACCGCAGCCACGAACGCGCGCTGCAGGCGGTGATCGAAGCCTATCAGCAGCTAAAAGGTCGTCCCGCGTTCGCTTAA
- a CDS encoding SRPBCC family protein, protein MTDTNGFELSITRIIDAPREIVYRAWTERLPEWFAPKPWTTKVIEQDFRAGGRSAVVMTGPNGETSEGDGVFLEVTPNERIAFTDAFKAGWVPQGPFMVGVCTFEDAEDGKTRYTVTARHWTEDAMKKHREMGFEAGWGQVASQLAEIAEEMAR, encoded by the coding sequence ATGACCGATACGAACGGATTCGAATTGTCGATCACTCGCATCATCGATGCGCCGCGCGAGATCGTCTATCGTGCCTGGACAGAGCGTCTGCCGGAATGGTTCGCGCCGAAGCCTTGGACGACGAAAGTGATCGAGCAGGATTTCCGTGCCGGCGGTCGCTCCGCCGTCGTGATGACCGGCCCGAATGGCGAGACGTCGGAGGGGGACGGCGTGTTCCTGGAAGTGACGCCGAACGAACGGATCGCCTTTACCGATGCTTTCAAGGCAGGCTGGGTGCCGCAGGGGCCGTTCATGGTTGGGGTGTGCACATTCGAGGACGCGGAGGACGGCAAGACGCGTTACACGGTGACGGCGCGGCATTGGACCGAGGACGCGATGAAGAAGCATCGGGAGATGGGCTTCGAAGCGGGTTGGGGGCAGGTGGCCAGCCAGCTTGCCGAGATCGCGGAGGAGATGGCGCGCTAA
- a CDS encoding glutathione S-transferase family protein: MALELFAHPFSSYCQKVLTALYENGTPFDYRALGPDTPENGARFAGLWPIGKFPVLADDGHMVAEASVIVEYLDLRYPGPVRFVPEDRETALEVRMLDRVFDNYVMTPMQRIVADFMRAEAERDRRTVTEAKALLDRSYAWLDARLDGQAWAAGEDFTLADCAAAPSLFYADWVHPIPAGMTNLKAYRARLLARPSFARAVDEARPYRPLFPPGAPDRD; this comes from the coding sequence ATGGCGCTTGAGCTCTTCGCCCACCCTTTCTCCTCCTATTGCCAGAAAGTCCTGACCGCGCTGTACGAGAACGGCACGCCGTTCGACTATCGCGCGTTGGGCCCCGACACGCCGGAGAATGGCGCCCGCTTTGCCGGGCTGTGGCCGATCGGCAAGTTTCCGGTGCTGGCGGACGATGGGCATATGGTCGCCGAGGCGAGCGTGATCGTCGAATATCTCGACCTGCGCTATCCGGGTCCGGTGCGCTTCGTGCCGGAGGACCGGGAGACGGCGCTGGAGGTTCGCATGCTGGACCGCGTCTTCGACAATTATGTGATGACGCCGATGCAGCGGATCGTCGCCGATTTCATGCGGGCGGAAGCGGAGCGGGACAGGCGAACCGTGACGGAGGCGAAGGCGTTGCTCGACCGGAGCTATGCCTGGCTCGACGCGCGGCTGGATGGCCAGGCATGGGCGGCGGGAGAGGATTTCACCCTCGCCGATTGTGCCGCCGCGCCGTCGCTCTTTTACGCCGATTGGGTGCATCCGATCCCGGCGGGCATGACCAATCTCAAGGCCTATCGCGCCCGGCTGCTGGCGCGGCCCTCCTTCGCCCGCGCGGTGGACGAGGCGCGGCCCTACCGCCCGCTCTTCCCGCCCGGCGCGCCGGACCGGGATTAA
- a CDS encoding VOC family protein: MSDKIIPCLWFDKQAEEAANFYVSLLPDSRIDTVNRAPDDYPSGKKGDVLIVEFTLAGQSYTALNGGPYFTPNEAVSFQIMCDDQAEVDRLWEALSAVPEAEQCGWVKDRYGFSWQIVPKRMNALLADPDPARAQRAFKAMMDMKKLDIATLEAAADGA, from the coding sequence ATGAGCGACAAGATCATCCCCTGCCTGTGGTTCGACAAACAGGCCGAGGAAGCGGCGAACTTCTACGTGTCGCTGCTCCCCGACAGCCGCATCGACACGGTCAATCGCGCGCCGGACGATTATCCGTCCGGCAAGAAAGGCGACGTGCTGATCGTCGAATTCACGCTGGCCGGGCAATCCTATACGGCGCTGAACGGCGGGCCTTATTTCACGCCCAACGAGGCCGTGTCCTTCCAGATCATGTGCGACGACCAGGCCGAGGTCGACCGGCTGTGGGAGGCGCTCTCCGCCGTGCCGGAAGCGGAGCAATGCGGCTGGGTGAAGGACAGATACGGCTTTTCCTGGCAGATCGTGCCGAAGCGGATGAACGCGCTGCTCGCCGATCCCGATCCGGCGCGGGCGCAGCGGGCGTTCAAGGCGATGATGGACATGAAGAAGCTCGACATCGCGACGCTGGAGGCGGCGGCCGATGGCGCTTGA
- a CDS encoding DUF1428 domain-containing protein: MSYIEGFVTPVPSANKEAYRKHAESATAMFKDLGATRLYEGWGDDVPDGKQTDFKRAVQAKADETVLFSFIEYPSKEVRGAANKRMMDDPRMEDMAKDMPFDGMRMIWSGFSPILDKGEAGKGRYLDGFVAPIPAGNEQAYRDLAEVGAQVFTEYGATRVVETFGDDVMDGKVTDYKKAIEARDGETIAYSWIEWPDKDTRDAGWKKVMEDPRMQPGDKPMPFDGKRMIYGGFATLVDSLGGMA, from the coding sequence ATGAGCTATATCGAAGGTTTCGTGACCCCCGTTCCCAGCGCGAACAAGGAGGCATACCGAAAGCATGCCGAGAGTGCGACGGCGATGTTCAAGGATCTTGGCGCGACCCGCCTTTACGAAGGCTGGGGCGACGATGTCCCGGACGGCAAGCAGACCGACTTCAAACGCGCCGTGCAGGCGAAGGCGGATGAGACGGTGCTCTTCTCCTTCATCGAATATCCTTCGAAAGAGGTGCGCGGTGCCGCCAACAAGAGGATGATGGACGATCCGCGCATGGAGGATATGGCCAAGGACATGCCCTTCGACGGGATGCGGATGATCTGGTCGGGCTTTTCCCCCATCCTCGACAAGGGCGAGGCGGGCAAGGGCCGCTACCTGGACGGCTTCGTGGCGCCGATCCCGGCCGGGAACGAGCAGGCCTATCGCGACCTGGCGGAGGTCGGCGCGCAGGTGTTCACCGAATATGGCGCGACCCGGGTGGTCGAGACGTTCGGCGACGATGTCATGGACGGCAAGGTCACCGACTACAAGAAGGCCATCGAAGCGCGGGACGGCGAGACGATCGCTTATTCCTGGATCGAATGGCCGGACAAGGACACGCGCGACGCGGGCTGGAAGAAGGTGATGGAGGATCCGCGCATGCAGCCTGGCGACAAGCCGATGCCGTTCGATGGCAAGCGCATGATCTATGGCGGTTTTGCGACTTTGGTCGACAGCCTGGGAGGGATGGCATGA
- a CDS encoding VOC family protein, whose translation MAKMIFVNLPVTDLQKSTAFYEAIGATKNPQFSDDTASCMVFSDTIHIMLLTHDKYRQFTSKRIADAHETSAVLICISADSRADVDRIAEAALASGGRQPRDPNDHGFMYERAFEDPDGHTWEVMHMDMEAAAKAMAEPAAA comes from the coding sequence ATGGCCAAGATGATTTTCGTGAACCTGCCGGTGACGGACCTGCAGAAATCCACCGCTTTCTATGAAGCCATCGGCGCGACGAAGAATCCGCAATTTTCGGACGACACCGCGTCCTGCATGGTCTTTTCGGACACGATCCACATTATGCTGCTCACCCACGACAAATATCGCCAGTTCACGTCGAAGCGGATCGCCGACGCGCATGAAACGAGCGCGGTGCTGATCTGCATTTCCGCCGACAGCCGCGCGGACGTGGACCGGATCGCCGAGGCGGCCCTCGCGTCCGGCGGACGCCAGCCGCGCGATCCGAACGATCATGGCTTCATGTATGAGCGCGCGTTCGAGGATCCGGACGGCCACACCTGGGAAGTGATGCATATGGACATGGAAGCGGCGGCCAAGGCGATGGCGGAACCCGCCGCGGCCTGA
- a CDS encoding winged helix-turn-helix transcriptional regulator, whose amino-acid sequence MQLEKITEGKSSRRRYHDACGAAHALDIVGERWALLVMRELMFGPKRFSDIRASLPGISANVLTQRLEGLEGHGVLTRKRLPPPASAWVYELTPWGYQSEPIFQVLGRWGASSPLHDPILPLSAASILLSFRTMIDAQRAGEFSARIGFTLGSEDFVATVADGEIAVVREEARDIGAHFIGRAEGLAAAAYGGVPLDALEQDGALRVEGDRALAARFLTLFVLPDKAG is encoded by the coding sequence ATGCAGTTAGAAAAGATAACTGAAGGCAAGTCTTCCCGCCGCCGCTACCACGATGCGTGCGGCGCCGCGCATGCGCTGGATATCGTGGGCGAGCGCTGGGCTCTCCTCGTTATGCGGGAGCTTATGTTCGGCCCGAAACGCTTCAGCGACATTCGGGCCAGCCTGCCCGGAATCAGCGCCAATGTGTTGACGCAGCGGCTGGAGGGGCTGGAGGGGCATGGCGTGCTGACCCGCAAGCGCCTGCCGCCGCCCGCTTCGGCCTGGGTCTATGAACTCACCCCTTGGGGCTATCAGTCCGAGCCGATCTTTCAGGTGCTCGGCCGCTGGGGCGCGTCCTCGCCGCTCCACGATCCGATCCTGCCCTTGAGCGCCGCCTCGATCCTTCTTTCCTTCCGCACGATGATCGATGCGCAGCGCGCCGGGGAATTCTCCGCCCGGATTGGCTTTACCCTCGGCAGCGAAGATTTCGTCGCGACCGTCGCGGACGGCGAAATCGCGGTCGTCCGGGAGGAAGCAAGGGATATCGGCGCGCATTTCATCGGGCGGGCCGAAGGGCTGGCCGCCGCCGCTTATGGCGGCGTTCCGCTCGACGCGCTGGAGCAGGATGGCGCGCTTCGCGTTGAAGGGGACAGAGCATTGGCCGCGCGCTTCCTCACCCTGTTCGTGCTTCCGGACAAAGCGGGCTGA
- the cobS gene encoding cobaltochelatase subunit CobS, translated as MTDIPNVNPDSRATTVMDAPDKIVKVRDLFGVDSDMEVPAFSEADERVPDIDPTYVFDPDTTLAIVAGFAKNRRVMVQGYHGTGKSSHIEQVAARLNWPLIRINLDAHISRIDLIGRDAIVLKDGQQVTEFKEGLLPWALQTPTALVFDEYDAGRPDVMFVIQRVLETEGKLTLLDQNKVIRPNPWFRLFATTNTIGLGDTTGLYHGTQQINQGQMDRWNIVVTLNYLPAATEARIVLAKSGEYDHEGGRQEVERMIKVADLTRQGFINGDISTVMSPRTVISWAQNSLLFGDVGFAFRLSFLNKCDEAERPLVAEYYQRVFGKDLPESIVGRAG; from the coding sequence ATGACCGACATTCCCAACGTCAACCCAGACAGCCGCGCGACCACGGTGATGGACGCGCCCGACAAGATCGTGAAGGTGCGCGACCTGTTCGGCGTCGACAGCGACATGGAGGTTCCGGCTTTTTCCGAAGCCGACGAACGGGTGCCGGATATCGATCCCACCTATGTCTTCGATCCCGACACGACGCTCGCCATCGTCGCAGGGTTCGCCAAGAACCGCCGCGTCATGGTGCAGGGCTATCACGGCACCGGCAAGTCGAGCCATATCGAGCAGGTCGCCGCGCGTTTGAACTGGCCGCTCATCCGCATCAACCTCGACGCCCATATCAGCCGCATCGACCTCATCGGCCGCGACGCCATCGTGCTGAAGGACGGCCAGCAGGTGACGGAATTCAAGGAAGGCCTCCTCCCCTGGGCGCTGCAGACTCCGACCGCCCTCGTCTTCGACGAATATGATGCGGGTCGCCCGGACGTGATGTTCGTCATCCAGCGCGTGCTGGAAACGGAGGGGAAATTGACCCTCCTCGACCAGAATAAGGTGATCCGCCCCAACCCCTGGTTCCGCCTCTTCGCGACGACCAACACGATCGGTCTCGGCGACACGACCGGCCTCTATCACGGCACGCAGCAGATCAATCAGGGCCAGATGGACCGCTGGAACATCGTCGTGACCCTCAATTACCTCCCCGCCGCGACCGAGGCCCGCATCGTCCTCGCCAAATCGGGCGAATATGATCATGAAGGCGGCCGCCAGGAAGTCGAGCGCATGATCAAGGTCGCGGACCTCACCCGCCAGGGCTTCATCAATGGCGACATCTCGACCGTGATGAGTCCCCGCACCGTCATCAGCTGGGCGCAGAACAGCCTCCTCTTCGGCGACGTCGGCTTCGCCTTCCGCCTGTCCTTCCTGAACAAATGCGACGAGGCGGAGCGGCCCCTTGTCGCGGAATATTACCAACGCGTCTTCGGCAAGGATCTCCCCGAAAGCATCGTGGGACGCGCGGGATGA